CAAGCAATATTCCGGTTGCTTTTAAGAATGCGGATTCAAGTGCGCCGGTAGCACCGAATGCCCAACATGCACCATTGTTTCCTTGGTCTTTAACAACTCCTGCCAGGCTTATGCCGTTTACCTTGTAGTCACGCAAGTCAAATCTGGAACTGCTTGCGGTTGCATTTGTGATGATTGTTGGGTTTAGAATAATCTGTTTGCCTTCATAACTGACTATGGTGTTAGAGATTTTCTGGTCCAATAAGGTTTTTCCGCCATTAAAATTATTGTTTTTCAAAGTGGAACCTGCCTTGTCAAAAAGGCTGACTATAGTTTCCTTTTCTCCCATTGAAAATTGTGAATTTTTTATTTCGTATTTGGTGTCATGCAGATAAATTGCTTCGCCGAAAGTGCCTGCATGATTGTACATGAAGCTGCATTGGGTTATCCTGCTGTTGCTGTCGTCAATGTACAATGCGCCACCGTATAAGTATTTGGCGGTGTTTTTGTTGAATTTACAGTTACCAATCAACGGTATCGCATCTGAGATGTATACTGCCCCTCCGGTATATTCTGCGGTATTGTTTGTGAAGTTGCTTTCAATCAGATTCAATTTTCCGCCTAATTGAAGGTATGCCCCTCCGAAGTTTGAAGAGCAGTTTTCAAATAATGTTTTGGATACGGTGGATGAGCAGTTTACAGTGGCTTCATATTCCTTGCCCATGAGGCCGGCATTAATGTCTACATAAACGGCTCCGGCATCCTTGGATGATGAAACATTAATGAAGCTGCATCCGTCAATGGTCAGTGACTTAATTTCCTTAGTCCCAATGGCTCCTGCGGTTGCATTAGCAAATAGGTTGATGAATTTGGAATTCAAGACGGTGAGTTTGTTTCCTTCACTGTAGATTGCGGTGGCATATCTTGAGGTCAGGTTTGCAAAGACGGTATTTTTAATCACCATTTCTGACTGATATCCATAAATCAGACTCCAGTGCACTGGCTTGCTGTTGATGAATGTTGAATTGTTCACCTCGACTATGCATAATGTAGTGAAGATTGAAGCCCCGTTTTTAGCATAATTATTTATGAATTTATCATGATTGCTGTAATAGTTACTTTGACGGGCATATATGGCTGCTCCCTCATCATTATCATGATTGTTTTCAAAGGTCACGTTATTGGTGTGCACTATACAGTTATTAAGTATAATTGAAGAGCTGTTGGCATTAATAATCTTTAAATTATTGATAGTAATTTTACCGTTAGAAAATTTAAATACGGAAGCTTTATTGTCTGCATCAATTATGTGGTTATTACCATTGATGAGGTATTCGCTATTATTGAAATTGAAATTTATTCCTTCTTTATAATTCCCATCTGTTGTGCTATTGAATTTATAATCTGAGTTGATATTTAACTCATTATCGCTGGCTTGAATAGCATTAAATAAGTCTGCATAAGACCCGGTAGGTCCATCTGCAGAGATTACTTCAGAATCAGTGGTTTCCAAAGTGTGGTCAGTATTATTAATATCTTCTGCGCTGACCGCACTGATACTTATTATCAGGAATATCAGTGCAGTTATCAGAAATATTTTCTTGTTTAAAATAATCTTTCCTCCTTTATTGTTTAACAGTAATATTTATGTTCCAAATAATTTTTAAAATTATGTTTTTTTGGAAAAAATGTTGCAGGGGGTCATGATTAAATAAATGTAAAAGTTTAATTACATCGATTCATATAGATTTTCACATGAACGTAAAATATTTTTTAATCATTGGTTTGGTTGTGGGAATGATGGCCTTAACTCCATTGTCCGCAGCCGATGAGGACTATGGCATATTGGATGCAATGGATATCACTCCATTTGACGCAGATACAAATGTGACTATCGATGGAATTGATTTCAATGTTCCTAAAGGTTATGGTGAACAGAAAGACCTCACAAAGGATAATGATTCCTATGATTTGGGATTCGGCGAAGTTACATTAAGCAATTATCAATACCTAAATGAGGATGGCGATTTGCTTAACATTCAGGTAATGTCCGTCAAGGATAAAAACTTCACTGATGATCAAATAACTCCTGAAGATGGGGAAGTTAAAAAGACCATCAACGGCAGGGAAGGATTCTACAGTGAAAATGATGGTGTTGCCATGTTCAGATATGCTCAAGATGGGAAAAGCATTCTGGTCGCCGGGGAATCTGACGTTGTTTCCAATGTGATTATCTGATTAATGCAAGAATAAATGAAATTCACTTCATTAATTCTTTTTCTTTTTTTTATTTTTCAAAACTCTTTTCAAAAGTTTCCAAAAAATTATATTAATAATACAAAATAAACCTTAATATAGAAAAAATTGAGGGAAAATCGATAAGAATATTGTCTTTTCGATATGATAAAATGAAGCTTAAGGTTAAAAATATTTCAAAAATAGGCGGGGTTGTCAAGGCACCGCCATCAAAAAGTTATTCACATAGGGCGGTTATTCTGGCCAGTTTGGCTAATGGAACATCTAAACTCTATGATATGTTATATTCAGAAGACACATTATCATCAATTAGGGTATGCAAGGCTTTAGGTGCAAAGATAAAGAAAACTGATGATTACTTGGAAGTCGTTGGAACCGGAGGTAAACTGCATAATTCCTCTGAAGAACCGATAGACTTGGCAAATTCCGGAACTACATTAAGGTTAATGACCAGCATTTCCGCCTTAAGTGACAATGAGGTCATATTGACCGGAGACGAATCCCTGCAGACCCGTCCAATGGGACTTCTTATGGACGCATTGATGCCTTTGGGGATTGAAACCGAATCACTTAATGATAATGATAAGGCACCAATCCTAATTAAACCGGGATATGTCGGCGGTGAAACCAACATCTACGGCAATGTCAGTTCACAGTACATTTCATCAATCATAATATCTTCACCGTTGTCCGATAAGGGCGTTACTTTATATGTGTTGCCCGAATTCAAGTCAAAGCCTTATGTAAACATGACATTGGATATCATGAAAAAATTCGGCGTGAAATCCTTAAGGGGATATTATTTAAAGCATGAGTCCTGCGACAAGGAGCATCAAAGCTGTCGCATTGATGAGTTTAAGGTTAAAAAGCAGGATTATGTTGCCTGCGATTATACTGTTGAGGGAGATTATTCCTCAGCATCTTATCTTTTGGCGTTAATAGCCATTAACGGTGGAAAGGCCAAGATCAAAAATCTGTTCAGGGATTCCAAGCAAGGCGATAAATATATTTTGGACATCCTGCAAAAGATGGGTGCCACAATTATCCGTGGGGAGGATTATGTCGAAATAGCCTCCAATGGTGATTTGAAAGCCATTGACGTCAACCTGTCAAATGCGCCAGATTTACTGATTACCGTTGCGGTTCTGGCTGCAATGGCTGAAGGCACAACCCACATCACTGGTGTTGCCCATGCGAGAGTTAAGGAAACCGACAGAATCGATACGACCTGCCGTGAATTGGAGAAACTGGGCTGTAAGCTAGTTGAACATGAAGATGGAATGAGCATTACAGGAGGCGTAAGCTCCGGTGTTGTCGATTCACATGGAGACCACAGACTGGCCATGGCATTCAGTCTAATAGGCCTTAAGCATGACATTGAAATCACAAACGGCGAAGTCTTTGACGTGTCATTCCCGAATTTCATTGAGTCAATGGCAGAATTAGGATTTGAATTGGAGTTAGAAAATGAATAAGGAAGAGCGTGTAATCAAGTTGATTGAAGAGTTGGAAAGTGTGTTTACCATCAGGACATTCTTGGACCATGATCCATATAAGGTTTTAATCAGGACCATTTTATCCCAAAGAACCCGTGATGAGAACACAGACCAGGCCACCAATAATTTATTCAGCAAATATCCTGACATTTATGCCGTTGTCGACGCTCCGATTGATGACGTTAAGGAATTGATTAGGCCTGCGGGCTTTTATAATGTTAAGGCTGCCCGCATTCAGGAGGTTTCACAGATTCTGATTGACCAGTATGGGGGAGAGGTTCCTGATACCGTTGAGGAAATGGTCAAACTGCCTGGAGTTGGCCGTAAGACCGCAAACTGCGTAATGGTTTTTGCTTTTGAGCTTCCTGCAATTCCTGTTGACACTCATGTTCACAGAATCTCAAATCGTTTGGGTCTGGTGGATACCAAGAATCCGGAAGATACTGAGGTGGAATTGTGCAAGATTGCTCCTGAGGAACTGTGGATTAAATTGAACGACTTGATGGTTCAGTTTGGTCAAAACATCTGCAAACCGATTGGCCCTCAGTGTGAGATTTGTCCATGCACTGACATTTGCGATTACTTTAACGACAATATCTAATTATTTTTTTAGTCATACCAAAACATTTATAAAGTAAAACAATGTTATATAACAATAGTTATTATAACGAATGTTATATTAACTTTTAAAGTAACCCTTTTAATATGCCTAAAATATAATTAATTAGTAGGAGAAAAAATCATGGCA
This is a stretch of genomic DNA from Methanobrevibacter thaueri. It encodes these proteins:
- the aroA gene encoding 3-phosphoshikimate 1-carboxyvinyltransferase, whose protein sequence is MKLKVKNISKIGGVVKAPPSKSYSHRAVILASLANGTSKLYDMLYSEDTLSSIRVCKALGAKIKKTDDYLEVVGTGGKLHNSSEEPIDLANSGTTLRLMTSISALSDNEVILTGDESLQTRPMGLLMDALMPLGIETESLNDNDKAPILIKPGYVGGETNIYGNVSSQYISSIIISSPLSDKGVTLYVLPEFKSKPYVNMTLDIMKKFGVKSLRGYYLKHESCDKEHQSCRIDEFKVKKQDYVACDYTVEGDYSSASYLLALIAINGGKAKIKNLFRDSKQGDKYILDILQKMGATIIRGEDYVEIASNGDLKAIDVNLSNAPDLLITVAVLAAMAEGTTHITGVAHARVKETDRIDTTCRELEKLGCKLVEHEDGMSITGGVSSGVVDSHGDHRLAMAFSLIGLKHDIEITNGEVFDVSFPNFIESMAELGFELELENE
- a CDS encoding endonuclease III domain-containing protein, with product MNKEERVIKLIEELESVFTIRTFLDHDPYKVLIRTILSQRTRDENTDQATNNLFSKYPDIYAVVDAPIDDVKELIRPAGFYNVKAARIQEVSQILIDQYGGEVPDTVEEMVKLPGVGRKTANCVMVFAFELPAIPVDTHVHRISNRLGLVDTKNPEDTEVELCKIAPEELWIKLNDLMVQFGQNICKPIGPQCEICPCTDICDYFNDNI